The Longimicrobiaceae bacterium genome includes a region encoding these proteins:
- a CDS encoding MOSC domain-containing protein, which translates to MIGVVVAVSRSGTHTFSKANQDVVRLLPGLGVEGDAHMGRTVKHRSRVAADPTQPNLRQVHLVHSELHDELRAAGFVVSAGDMGENVTTRGVDLLALPVGARLHMGGATVEVTGLRNPCAQLDRFQPGLLAAVLGRDEHGNLVRKAGVMGVVLTGGEVRPGDAIRVELPPGPHRPLDRV; encoded by the coding sequence ATGATCGGAGTCGTCGTGGCCGTGAGCCGTAGCGGTACGCACACCTTCAGCAAGGCGAACCAGGACGTCGTCCGGCTGCTGCCCGGCCTCGGAGTCGAGGGCGACGCGCACATGGGTCGGACGGTGAAGCACCGCTCGCGCGTCGCCGCCGACCCGACGCAGCCCAACCTTCGGCAGGTCCACCTGGTCCACTCCGAGCTGCACGACGAGCTGCGGGCCGCCGGCTTCGTCGTGTCGGCGGGGGACATGGGCGAGAACGTCACGACGCGCGGCGTCGACCTGCTCGCGCTCCCGGTCGGCGCGCGGCTGCACATGGGTGGCGCGACGGTCGAGGTGACCGGCCTCCGCAATCCCTGCGCGCAGCTGGATCGCTTTCAGCCCGGACTCCTGGCCGCGGTACTTGGCCGCGACGAGCACGGCAACCTGGTCCGCAAGGCGGGCGTGATGGGGGTGGTCCTCACCGGCGGCGAGGTGCGTCCGGGCGACGCGATCCGGGTAGAGCTGCCCCCCGGGCCGCACCGGCCGCTCGACCGGGTCTGA
- a CDS encoding aldo/keto reductase, with translation MKYRTYPGTDITVSEVGFGLWTLAAGWWGDFTDEQAVSLLHRAHDLGVTAFDSGDTYGNGRADGLLGRAFAGRRDRVTITTKVGYDFYAHPDARRGQQEIPHNASPEHIRFAVEESLKRMGTDVIDIVSYHNAHEEHVPDDTIWETLQRLQEEGKIRAWGAALGPSNGYLFEGLELIRGRGVKNLQLINNVLEPFPGQALTEAAEQSGRTGIQVRVTHSSGMLEGQYTEDTEFAKNDHRRHRPRSWLINGLKKLESLRFLHEGRDMTIGQAALKYLLASPAVMTTLPNIYNVEQLEEFAAASDKPDLTAEDLDRIRELQRVNFHVHEEHMRYKGTMLREGEPIAPPYRYEGDGYPETELAAGAAD, from the coding sequence ATGAAGTACCGCACCTATCCCGGGACCGACATCACCGTCTCCGAGGTCGGCTTCGGCCTCTGGACGCTCGCCGCCGGATGGTGGGGCGATTTCACCGACGAGCAGGCGGTCTCGCTCCTCCACCGCGCCCACGACCTGGGCGTCACCGCCTTCGACTCCGGCGACACCTACGGCAACGGCCGCGCCGACGGGCTGCTCGGCCGGGCCTTCGCCGGCCGGCGCGACCGGGTGACGATCACCACCAAGGTGGGGTACGACTTCTACGCCCACCCCGACGCGCGCCGCGGCCAGCAGGAGATCCCGCACAACGCCTCGCCGGAGCACATCCGCTTCGCGGTGGAGGAATCGCTGAAGCGGATGGGGACGGACGTGATCGACATCGTCTCCTACCACAACGCGCACGAGGAGCACGTCCCGGACGACACCATCTGGGAGACGCTGCAGCGGCTGCAGGAGGAGGGGAAGATCCGCGCCTGGGGCGCCGCGCTCGGGCCGTCCAACGGCTACCTCTTCGAGGGGCTGGAGCTGATCCGCGGGCGCGGGGTGAAGAACCTGCAGCTCATCAACAACGTCCTGGAGCCGTTCCCCGGGCAGGCCCTCACCGAGGCCGCCGAGCAGAGCGGCCGGACGGGGATCCAGGTGCGGGTGACGCACTCCTCGGGGATGCTGGAGGGCCAGTACACGGAGGACACCGAGTTCGCCAAGAACGACCACCGGCGCCACCGCCCGCGCTCCTGGCTGATCAACGGCCTGAAGAAGCTGGAGTCGCTGCGCTTCCTGCACGAGGGGCGCGACATGACGATCGGCCAGGCGGCGCTCAAGTACCTGCTCGCCTCCCCCGCGGTGATGACCACGCTCCCCAACATCTACAACGTGGAGCAACTGGAGGAGTTCGCCGCGGCCTCCGACAAGCCGGACCTCACGGCCGAGGACCTGGACCGGATCCGCGAGCTGCAGCGCGTGAACTTCCACGTGCACGAGGAGCACATGCGGTACAAGGGCACCATGCTCCGCGAGGGCGAGCCCATCGCGCCGCCGTACCGCTACGAGGGCGACGGCTACCCGGAGACGGAGCTCGCGGCGGGCGCTGCGGACTGA